A single genomic interval of Piliocolobus tephrosceles isolate RC106 chromosome 7, ASM277652v3, whole genome shotgun sequence harbors:
- the HSF1 gene encoding heat shock factor protein 1 isoform X2, whose protein sequence is MDLPVGPGAAGPSNVPAFLTKLWTLVSDPDTDALICWSPSGNSFHVFDQGQFAKEVLPKYFKHNNMASFVRQLNMYGFRKVVHIEQGGLVKPERDDTEFQHPCFLRGQEQLLENIKRKVTSVSTLKSEDIKIRQDSVTKLLTDVQLMKGKQECMDSKLLAMKHENEALWREVASLRQKHAQQQKVVNKLIQFLISLVQSNRILGVKRKIPLMLNDSGSAHSMPKYGRQFSLEHVHGSGPYSAPSPAYSSSSLYAPDSVANSGPIISDITELAPASPVASPGGSIDERPLSSSPLVRVKEEPPSPPQSPRVEEASPGRPSSVDTLLSPTALIDSILRESEPTPASATALTDARGHTDTEGRPPSPPPTSTPEKCLSVACLDKNELSDHLDAMDSNLDNLQTMLSSHGFSVDTSALLDLFSPSVTVPDMSLPDLDSSLASIQELLSPQEPPRPPEAENSSPDSGKQLVHYTAQPLFLLDPGSVDTGSSDLPVLFELGEGSYFSEGDGFAEDPTISLLTGSEPPKAKDPTVS, encoded by the exons AGTGGGAACAGCTTCCATGTGTTCGACCAGGGCCAGTTTGCCAAGGAGGTGCTGCCCAAGTATTTCAAGCACAACAACATGGCCAGCTTCGTGCGGCAGCTCAACATGT ATGGTTTCCGGAAAGTGGTCCACATCGAGCAGGGTGGCCTGGTCAAGCCGGAGAGAGACGACACGGAGTTCCAGCACCCGTGCTTCCTGCGCGGCCAGGAGCAGCTCCTTGAGAACATCAAGAGGAAAGTGACCAGT GTGTCCACCCTGAAGAGCGAAGACATAAAGATCCGCCAGGACAGTGTCACCAAGCTGCTGACGGACGTGCAGCtgatgaaggggaagcaggagtGCATGGACTCCAAGCTCCTGGCCATGAAGCA TGAGAATGAGGCTCTGTGGCGGGAGGTGGCCAGCCTTCGGCAGAAGCATGCCCAGCAACAGAAAGTCGTCAACaag CTCATTCAGTTCCTGATCTCACTGGTGCAGTCAAACCGGATCCTGGGGGTGAAGAGAAAGAT CCCCCTGATGCTGAACGACAGTGGCTCAGCACATTCCATGCCCAAGTACGGCCGGCAGTTCTCCCTGGAGCACGTCCACGGCTCGGGCCCCTACTCG GCCCCCTCCCCGGCCTACAGTAGCTCCAGCCTCTACGCCCCCGATTCTGTGGCCAACTCCGGACCCATCATCTCCGACATCACCGAGCTGGCTCCTGCCAGCCCCGTGGCCTCCCCCGGCGGGAGCATAGACGAGAG GCCCCTGTCCAGCAGCCCCCTGGTGCGTGTCAAGGAGGAGCCCCCCAGCCCGCCTCAGAGCCCCCGGGTAGAGGAGGCGAGTCCCGGGCGCCCATCTTCCGTGGACACCCTCTTGTCCCCGACCGCCCTCATTGACTCCATCCTGCGGGAGAGTGAACCTACCCCCGCCTCCGCCACAGCCCTCACGGACGCCAGGGGCCACACGGATACCGAGGGCCGGCCTCCCTCACCCCCGCCCACCTCCACCCCTGAAAAGTGCCTCAGCGTAGCCTGCCTGGACAA GAATGAGCTCAGTGATCACTTGGATGCCATGGACTCAAACCTGGACAACCTGCAGACCATGCTGAGCAGCCACGGCTTCAGCGTGGACACCAGCGCCCTGCTGGAC CTGTTCAGCCCCTCGGTGACCGTGCCCGACATGAGCCTGCCCGACCttgacagcagcctggccagT ATCCAAGAGCTCCTGTCTCCCCAGGAGCCCCCCAGGCCTCCCGAGGCAGAGAACAGCAGCCCGGATTCAG GGAAGCAGCTGGTGCACTACACAGCGCAGCCACTGTTCCTGCTGGACCCCGGCTCCGTGGACACCGGGAGCAGCGACTTGCCGGTGCTGTTTGAGCTGGGAGAGGGCTCCTATTTCTCCGAAGGGGACGGCTTCGCAGAGGACCCCACCATCTCCCTGCTGACAGGCTCAGAGCCTCCCAAAGCCAAGGACCCCACTGTCTCCTAG
- the HSF1 gene encoding heat shock factor protein 1 isoform X1, with translation MDLPVGPGAAGPSNVPAFLTKLWTLVSDPDTDALICWSPSGNSFHVFDQGQFAKEVLPKYFKHNNMASFVRQLNMYGFRKVVHIEQGGLVKPERDDTEFQHPCFLRGQEQLLENIKRKVTSVSTLKSEDIKIRQDSVTKLLTDVQLMKGKQECMDSKLLAMKHENEALWREVASLRQKHAQQQKVVNKLIQFLISLVQSNRILGVKRKIPLMLNDSGSAHSMPKYGRQFSLEHVHGSGPYSAPSPAYSSSSLYAPDSVANSGPIISDITELAPASPVASPGGSIDERPLSSSPLVRVKEEPPSPPQSPRVEEASPGRPSSVDTLLSPTALIDSILRESEPTPASATALTDARGHTDTEGRPPSPPPTSTPEKCLSVACLDNLARTPQMSGVARLFPCPSSSPHGRVQPGNELSDHLDAMDSNLDNLQTMLSSHGFSVDTSALLDLFSPSVTVPDMSLPDLDSSLASIQELLSPQEPPRPPEAENSSPDSGKQLVHYTAQPLFLLDPGSVDTGSSDLPVLFELGEGSYFSEGDGFAEDPTISLLTGSEPPKAKDPTVS, from the exons AGTGGGAACAGCTTCCATGTGTTCGACCAGGGCCAGTTTGCCAAGGAGGTGCTGCCCAAGTATTTCAAGCACAACAACATGGCCAGCTTCGTGCGGCAGCTCAACATGT ATGGTTTCCGGAAAGTGGTCCACATCGAGCAGGGTGGCCTGGTCAAGCCGGAGAGAGACGACACGGAGTTCCAGCACCCGTGCTTCCTGCGCGGCCAGGAGCAGCTCCTTGAGAACATCAAGAGGAAAGTGACCAGT GTGTCCACCCTGAAGAGCGAAGACATAAAGATCCGCCAGGACAGTGTCACCAAGCTGCTGACGGACGTGCAGCtgatgaaggggaagcaggagtGCATGGACTCCAAGCTCCTGGCCATGAAGCA TGAGAATGAGGCTCTGTGGCGGGAGGTGGCCAGCCTTCGGCAGAAGCATGCCCAGCAACAGAAAGTCGTCAACaag CTCATTCAGTTCCTGATCTCACTGGTGCAGTCAAACCGGATCCTGGGGGTGAAGAGAAAGAT CCCCCTGATGCTGAACGACAGTGGCTCAGCACATTCCATGCCCAAGTACGGCCGGCAGTTCTCCCTGGAGCACGTCCACGGCTCGGGCCCCTACTCG GCCCCCTCCCCGGCCTACAGTAGCTCCAGCCTCTACGCCCCCGATTCTGTGGCCAACTCCGGACCCATCATCTCCGACATCACCGAGCTGGCTCCTGCCAGCCCCGTGGCCTCCCCCGGCGGGAGCATAGACGAGAG GCCCCTGTCCAGCAGCCCCCTGGTGCGTGTCAAGGAGGAGCCCCCCAGCCCGCCTCAGAGCCCCCGGGTAGAGGAGGCGAGTCCCGGGCGCCCATCTTCCGTGGACACCCTCTTGTCCCCGACCGCCCTCATTGACTCCATCCTGCGGGAGAGTGAACCTACCCCCGCCTCCGCCACAGCCCTCACGGACGCCAGGGGCCACACGGATACCGAGGGCCGGCCTCCCTCACCCCCGCCCACCTCCACCCCTGAAAAGTGCCTCAGCGTAGCCTGCCTGGACAA TTTGGCTCGCACTCCACAGATGTCTGGGGTCGCCCGCCTCTTCCCCTGCCCCTCTTCCTCTCCGCATGGCCGAGTCCAGCCAGG GAATGAGCTCAGTGATCACTTGGATGCCATGGACTCAAACCTGGACAACCTGCAGACCATGCTGAGCAGCCACGGCTTCAGCGTGGACACCAGCGCCCTGCTGGAC CTGTTCAGCCCCTCGGTGACCGTGCCCGACATGAGCCTGCCCGACCttgacagcagcctggccagT ATCCAAGAGCTCCTGTCTCCCCAGGAGCCCCCCAGGCCTCCCGAGGCAGAGAACAGCAGCCCGGATTCAG GGAAGCAGCTGGTGCACTACACAGCGCAGCCACTGTTCCTGCTGGACCCCGGCTCCGTGGACACCGGGAGCAGCGACTTGCCGGTGCTGTTTGAGCTGGGAGAGGGCTCCTATTTCTCCGAAGGGGACGGCTTCGCAGAGGACCCCACCATCTCCCTGCTGACAGGCTCAGAGCCTCCCAAAGCCAAGGACCCCACTGTCTCCTAG
- the DGAT1 gene encoding diacylglycerol O-acyltransferase 1 isoform X1 has translation MGDRGGAGGSRRRRTGSRPSSHGGGGPAAAEEEVRDAAASPDVGAAGDAPAPAPSKDADAGVASGHWELRCHRLQDSLFSSDSGFSNYRGILNWCVVMLILSNARLFLENLIKYGILVDPIQVVSLFLKDPYSWPAPCLVIAANVFAVAAFQVEKRLAVGALTEQAGLLLHVANLAAILCFPAAVVLLVESITPVGSLLALMVHTILFLKLFSYRDVNLWCRRARAKAASAGKKASSAAAPHTVSYPDNLTYRDLYYFLFAPTLCYELNFPRSPRIRKRFLLRRILEMLFFTQLQVGLIQQWMVPTIQNSMKPFKDMDYSRIIERLLKLAVPNHLIWLIFFYWLFHSCLNAVAELMQFGDREFYRDWWNSESVTYFWQNWNIPVHKWCIRHFYKPMLRRGSSRWMARMGVFLASAFFHEYLVSVPLRMFRLWAFTGMMAQIPLAWFVGRFFRGNYGNAAVWLTLIIGQPIAVLMYVHDYYVLNYEAPVAEA, from the exons GCCGCGGGGGACGCGCCAGCCCCGGCCCCCAGCAAGGACGCAGACGCCGGCGTGGCCAGCGGCCACTGGGAGCTGAG GTGCCATCGCCTGCAGGATTCTTTGTTCAGCTCTGACAGTGGCTTCAGCAACTACCGTGGCATCCTGAACTGGtgtgtggtgatgctg ATCTTGAGCAATGCCCGGTTATTTCTGGAGAACCTCATCAA GTATGGCATCCTGGTGGACCCCATCCAGGTGGTTTCTCTGTTCCTGAAGGATCCCTATAGCTGGCCCGCCCCGTGTCTGGTTATTG CGGCCAATGTCTTTGCTGTGGCTGCGTTCCAGGTTGAGAAGCGCCTGGCGGTG GGTGCCCTGACGGAGCAGGCGGGACTGCTGTTGCATGTGGCCAACCTGGCCGCCATTCTGTGTTTCCCAGCGGCTGTGGTCTTACTGGTTGAGTCCATCACTCCAG TGGGCTCCCTGCTGGCGCTGATGGTGCACACCATCCTCTTCCTCAAGCTCTTCTCCTACCGTGATGTCAACTTGTGGTGCCGCAGGGCCAGGGCCAAGGCTG CCTCTGCAGGGAAGAAAGCCAGCAGCGCCGCTGCCCCGCACACCGTGAGCTACCCGGACAACCTGACCTACCGCG ATCTCTACTACTTCCTCTTCGCCCCCACCTTGTGCTACGAGCTCAACTTTCCCCGCTCTCCCCGCATCCGGAAGCGCTTTCTGCTGCGACGGATCCTTGAGATG CTGTTCTTCACCCAGCTTCAGGTGGGGCTGATCCAGCAG TGGATGGTCCCCACCATCCAGAACTCCATGAAGCCCTTCAAG GACATGGACTACTCACGCATCATCGAGCGCCTCCTGAAGCTGGCG gTCCCTAACCACCTCATCTGGCTCATCTTCTTCTATTGGCTCTTCCACTCCTGCCTGAATGCCGTGGCTGAGCTCATGCAGTTTGGAGACCGGGAGTTCTACCGGGACTGGTG GAACTCCGAGTCTGTCACCTACTTCTGGCAGAACTGGAACATCCCTGTGCACAAGTGGTGCATCAG ACACTTCTACAAGCCCATGCTTCGACGGGGCAGCAGCAGGTGGATGGCCAGGATGGGGGTGTTCCTGGCCTCGGCCTTCTTCCACGAG taccTGGTGAGCGTCCCTCTGCGAATGTTCCGCCTCTGGGCGTTCacgggcatgatggctcag ATCCCACTGGCCTGGTTCGTGGGCCGCTTTTTCCGGGGTAACTATGGCAACGCAGCTGTGTGGCTGACGCTCATCATTGGACAGCCAATAGCCGTCCTCATGTACGTCCATGACTACTACGTGCTCAACTATGAGGCCCCAGTGGCAGAGGCCTGA
- the DGAT1 gene encoding diacylglycerol O-acyltransferase 1 isoform X2 — protein sequence MGDRGGAGGSRRRRTGSRPSSHGGGGPAAAEEEVRDAAASPDVGAAGDAPAPAPSKDADAGVASGHWELRCHRLQDSLFSSDSGFSNYRGILNWCVVMLILSNARLFLENLIKYGILVDPIQVVSLFLKDPYSWPAPCLVIAANVFAVAAFQVEKRLAVGALTEQAGLLLHVANLAAILCFPAAVVLLVESITPVGSLLALMVHTILFLKLFSYRDVNLWCRRARAKAASAGKKASSAAAPHTVSYPDNLTYRDLYYFLFAPTLCYELNFPRSPRIRKRFLLRRILEMLFFTQLQVGLIQQWMVPTIQNSMKPFKDMDYSRIIERLLKLAFGDREFYRDWWNSESVTYFWQNWNIPVHKWCIRHFYKPMLRRGSSRWMARMGVFLASAFFHEYLVSVPLRMFRLWAFTGMMAQIPLAWFVGRFFRGNYGNAAVWLTLIIGQPIAVLMYVHDYYVLNYEAPVAEA from the exons GCCGCGGGGGACGCGCCAGCCCCGGCCCCCAGCAAGGACGCAGACGCCGGCGTGGCCAGCGGCCACTGGGAGCTGAG GTGCCATCGCCTGCAGGATTCTTTGTTCAGCTCTGACAGTGGCTTCAGCAACTACCGTGGCATCCTGAACTGGtgtgtggtgatgctg ATCTTGAGCAATGCCCGGTTATTTCTGGAGAACCTCATCAA GTATGGCATCCTGGTGGACCCCATCCAGGTGGTTTCTCTGTTCCTGAAGGATCCCTATAGCTGGCCCGCCCCGTGTCTGGTTATTG CGGCCAATGTCTTTGCTGTGGCTGCGTTCCAGGTTGAGAAGCGCCTGGCGGTG GGTGCCCTGACGGAGCAGGCGGGACTGCTGTTGCATGTGGCCAACCTGGCCGCCATTCTGTGTTTCCCAGCGGCTGTGGTCTTACTGGTTGAGTCCATCACTCCAG TGGGCTCCCTGCTGGCGCTGATGGTGCACACCATCCTCTTCCTCAAGCTCTTCTCCTACCGTGATGTCAACTTGTGGTGCCGCAGGGCCAGGGCCAAGGCTG CCTCTGCAGGGAAGAAAGCCAGCAGCGCCGCTGCCCCGCACACCGTGAGCTACCCGGACAACCTGACCTACCGCG ATCTCTACTACTTCCTCTTCGCCCCCACCTTGTGCTACGAGCTCAACTTTCCCCGCTCTCCCCGCATCCGGAAGCGCTTTCTGCTGCGACGGATCCTTGAGATG CTGTTCTTCACCCAGCTTCAGGTGGGGCTGATCCAGCAG TGGATGGTCCCCACCATCCAGAACTCCATGAAGCCCTTCAAG GACATGGACTACTCACGCATCATCGAGCGCCTCCTGAAGCTGGCG TTTGGAGACCGGGAGTTCTACCGGGACTGGTG GAACTCCGAGTCTGTCACCTACTTCTGGCAGAACTGGAACATCCCTGTGCACAAGTGGTGCATCAG ACACTTCTACAAGCCCATGCTTCGACGGGGCAGCAGCAGGTGGATGGCCAGGATGGGGGTGTTCCTGGCCTCGGCCTTCTTCCACGAG taccTGGTGAGCGTCCCTCTGCGAATGTTCCGCCTCTGGGCGTTCacgggcatgatggctcag ATCCCACTGGCCTGGTTCGTGGGCCGCTTTTTCCGGGGTAACTATGGCAACGCAGCTGTGTGGCTGACGCTCATCATTGGACAGCCAATAGCCGTCCTCATGTACGTCCATGACTACTACGTGCTCAACTATGAGGCCCCAGTGGCAGAGGCCTGA